Genomic segment of Xiphias gladius isolate SHS-SW01 ecotype Sanya breed wild chromosome 16, ASM1685928v1, whole genome shotgun sequence:
gtatatatatatatatatatatgtatgtatatgtatgtatgtatatgtatatgtatgtatgtatatgtatatgtatgtatgtatgtatatatatatatgtatgtatgtatatatatatatatgtatgtatgtatatatatgtatgtatatatatatgtatatatatgtatgtatatatgtatgtatatatgtatatatatgtatatatatatgtatatatatgtatgtatatatgtatgtatatatatatatatatgtgtatatatatgtatgtatatacgtatgtatatgtacgtatatatatgtacgtatatgtacgtatatatgtgtgtatatgtatatatatgtgtgtatgtgtgtatatgtatatgtatgtgtgtatatgtatgtatgtgtgtatatatatatgtgtatatgtacgtacgtatatatatgtgtacgtatatatatgtgtacatatatatatatatatgtgtacatacgtatatatatatatatatatatatatatatatatatatatatatatatatatatatatgtatatatatatacgtgtgtgtgtatatatatatacgtgtgtgtgtgtatatacgtgtgtgtgtgtgtgtatgtatatatacacatttgtgtgtgcgtgtgtttgtgtaacattCAGGTTGTATGGTTGTTAATTCCTTTCCTGATTAGTGGTTAGGTTTCTGGCACAGCCGATTATTCTACTGTTGACATAGTTTATGGAAACTGCTCACCTGAAATGCACATTGTGAATACAGTTCATCTGTTAACTAAACCATCTGTAAAAGTCCCTCATTATCTGAAAGAATCCTTAAATTACCTTTGTGGAAAGAACCCAAGTCTCATTACATTCCAGAAATTCTATCATTGGAAACCATGCAATGCAAAATGAGAGATGGAAGATTTGGCGGGCACAAAGATTTTAATAAGATTAAGAACAAGAAATATGAGTACTATGAGCTATGGCCAAACAAAGCAGAACTAGCTGCCTTGATGATAGCAAAAAGTCATAATCTCTAGAGAGCAGCTACATAAGTGTAATTTTATCACAAAGAGACTTTAGACCTCTCTCACTAAACACTTAACCTGACAATAACAGTTTGTCTCATTTCTACATACAGGACTTCTATTTTAATACACAGGACATAGCATTCACAAAAAActgtacaatgaaaaaaattgccCTGTTTTGATTGAGTTACAAGTGAGAAATGATTCACATACCAAGGAAATCATGCAAATAAAGAGTAGGGTTCTATTCTTCACTCAGCATGAACAAAGTTGACGCCCATTACAAAATGAGAGTGTACCAATAAACGAGCCACAGGCTCCTACCCTTAGGAAGTAAACatctttgaaaaatacatttgggACATCTTTGTGGCTACAAACAGACTCATACTCACACAATGTAAATTGagggtaaagaaaaacaaaaaacaaaaaacaaaccaaaaaaagccTCACTGATGCCTGGGCCAGCCCAGGTCTATGCAGgcaaaaaataaaccattaaatattcacataAGTTAGTAATGTATGGCATCCTGTCATCTACAaacatacttttgtttttttttaaacatttcatcttCAACCTGATAAATCTAACGGTAACAGTGACGTTTACACAAACTGTATGACTTAGTACACACATTGGCGGTACAGACTACTTAGGAATCAACTTCGGTTGGTATGAAGCACAGCATTTACAATATCTTTAATACTTGTTGATGCCAAAAATTCTCACTCCGTGTAGTTGTGGCAGCTTGGGAATCAGGACGCTCAAAAGTGAGGCAGTGTTTATGATGAAGTGTGTTGTGTCATACTTTGTGTAAAAACTTGCCAGGAAGTATCTGtagaggaaaacagagggattatttcaaaaataaactacagaatCCCTCTAATACAAGACATGAgcagtaagacaaaacaaagtttgtATACAATTTTCTTGTACAGGGATTCTATAAATAGaagcatttcagttttcatgacTATTCCAAAATTTAATTCTATAGTCATGATCAATGTTTTTTAGAATGAAATCCTTTGCTATGAAAACGATTTCATCATCAGTGTAGTAAAGTGGTAGTCAGTGTGAAAGACCTAAGATTTGATAAACCTATAAAATGTTACTTTCCTATTTGGATGTCAAAATTATCCATCAGTGTAAAGTCAGAATCAAAGGATATCTAATACATACAGGATGATTGGGGAGATGGTGAAGAACTTTCTAGATGAAGTGAACTGCACACCGTAGTCAAGCTGTTCCCAATGTGTAAGAAGTCTGGCTTTTCCTTGGTCAGGGGTCTCAAAAGGTGTGCCTTTCACTGCATGCATAAAGACATACATTCCCTGTAGAGACAAAAACTTAGTCAACAGCGCAGTAATTACAGTGTGTAAAGAACAAGACCATTGCAGAGTGATCAAATGCAGTGAcctttatgttttcattttgttttcaccatTATAACTTCATGGAATTGATCGTGTGCAACATTTTGTCACAACTGATTTATGTGTCATAAAATACTGTaggttttaaataattaaagctTCTAGCTGTTGCACcaaagtgtgtgtttacctcCTCTTCTCTGATAACCTAGACATTAAAAACCACCAACTTTGGATTGAGTTTCTGCAGGAGCTTTAGTGTCTGAACTGCAGCATGTTTAAAGCAAAAAGAGTATAGTGAGAAATATCCCAACAGGAACAACACAGCCTTCTGTCTTTCTATTGCAAACAAAGTTATCTTGGGAATAACACTCATTTCTGATTACCTGCCTGCCTCTGTGCCAAAAACTGGAATTTAGCTTTAAATGGAAAACCTGCATTACAGAGGGAaagtaataaaactaaaatgctGATATACGGCTAAGGCATAATGAGCACACTGCTGTTGTATTGTGAGAAAAACAATAGGCTATAGTTGACCTTAGTTGTTACTGTTAATAGCCTTCCATATTGGCTGTGATACGCAATCCTTGTAAACTGCTTCGAGCTTGCACTATTCAATGATGTAACACACATCgactttgtttctttatttaagGCCAGCCATGTAACAATGAAAGGTCAGTTTTGTCTACAGACATTATGTGGAGTGGACAAATTATCATAATAGGTCACGTGTCAGGCTGCCACAAGGACAGCCTCCCAAAAATAGAGCATATTTTAACAAGCACATACAAGCACAGGCAAGTAGGAAGGTAACAGACACCAGGCTGTTTGGCTAAGCATGCATGCAAGATTCAGCTGGAAGCTACCTCTAACTTCATGGTATTCAGAATGTTAACTAAAACACCcttcaattaaaacatttcattgttttgagaGCGATTTGACAATAATCTGAATGGCCTACTTTATTTGTTTGGCTTTGAGAACAGCATTGTGAGAATGTAACTTACAAAGTTGTGAATGACATTAGTTAGAGTCCACACCACTGGCACACTGAAGAAGGGTATGCTTAAGAGCACAATGTGAAGTATTCCAACACCAAGCGCATAGGTCAGCCAGATCCCTCGACTGTTCATCACCCGAGTGTTTGGGTTCACCTCACTGTGTGCCACACCCACATTCATTCTGGtctgtggacagaaaaaaaaaaaaaaaaaaaaccaaaacaatatttcacTTTGTTGTGCCATTTATACTCAttctttgtaatttattttgaacagtTACCATTATAATGTTATTAAAGAGTCAACTTTCAACATCTGATATCCAGCTCATCAGGTGGAGTCACGCATCTCTTTTACTTTAATGCATCTGGAGATTGAACTTTTactagtttttctgtcttgGTAGTTACTGTCTTAATAATCATTTGTGGCCTTATGCAATTATTACAGGGGTTTCAAATGTCCATTCAATGACTGTGGTAATATCCACTGATCTGGCATTGACTTTTAAAACAAGCTCTGGATTCTACAATCCTGTAATAGTTTTAGGAACACCGAAAATGCCAATTTTATTCACTATAAataatgtacatacagtatctgcagtTACAATAAGCCTTTGACCTTAACTATAAGAGTGCACCATTTACAATTTTCTatataataaacctttatttgAAGTAGAAAATGATACCACCAAAGTATCACTGTAGCACTTTGCACTCCCTGCAAGTCTGAATGTgataacaagaaaaacatcttgTGTAATCTTGTTGAACTTTGGCCTCTGGCACACTTTCAGCTGCCAGACTGGATTAAAGAAAGCGAACAAAAGCTTAATTTGCAGTCATTAAAGgaaatgatcatttaaattcCACATTCCCAACCAACAAAGCCTGATGCATGCCAACTTTAAACTGTCAGTTTCCCTATTTGACCAGCAAAATGACCTTTTGGTATTTAGCAATTGTTAAAAATACGTAAAAGTACCAGTGTGGATGAGGACACAATCTTTTAAAGACTCTTTACCTAGTTTAATCTAAGTTTCTGTCTAAATTCACATGTGGCATAGCACTGGGCCATATGACTGTCCACTGCTACTAATCTAATGTATGAAGCTATCAGCTACATTTGGGATACTAGTGCTCATCTCAGTCCATAGACAGAGATTCAAAGTTGATACCTGAAGTAAGACACATATGGTCTGATAACATATCTAATACCAAGACCATTTACTTGTCGAAAGTAAGTATCTGCAACGACATGAATTGCTGAGACAACTGCAAAAGAATCCTTAGACATGATTTAACTAAAATTAGACACAAATAGTAGTCACTGGCCTAGGctattttctgatttaattttcGTGGCTGCAGCAAACTGCAGGGCTGTTAACTCACTAACAAGTACATGAAAGCAAATTGGTTCCCTGTCTTAGTGGCTTAATGTAAACAGATGTTATCTATTCCATAATGTCTGGCATGCCTTAAAAAGTAGATGTGTATCCCTTAGACATGTTTTCGTTTTCAGTACATAGCCCGAGCCAATCTACCACTTCGTAAACCAAGTTGGTCAGCGTCATTGCGTAAACAAGAAACGTTAAGTTATGTGgttaaatgtgtgaaataaaacacCCACAAATCCAGTGATAAAGACTTACAGGTAGTAGCGAGCAGTAGAGGTATTTATACAGACGAGATGCTGTGGAGAGAAATGCTTTATCCTCTTGTTGATGTGAGCAGCTCCCAGGCGCTGACGGCACGTCGCAGACTGACCCGGGCGGAAGTAGACGTTGTTTCAACACATCAACAGGAGGTATTTGATGCCCTAATTTGACCTTTCAGGCTTAGGCCTGCACCCAAAAGTCCTACGTAGCAGGTGGCTATGTTAAGCTTTAGATTtcattgtgtttacagttaGGGTT
This window contains:
- the ormdl1 gene encoding ORM1-like protein 1, with product MNVGVAHSEVNPNTRVMNSRGIWLTYALGVGILHIVLLSIPFFSVPVVWTLTNVIHNFGMYVFMHAVKGTPFETPDQGKARLLTHWEQLDYGVQFTSSRKFFTISPIILYFLASFYTKYDTTHFIINTASLLSVLIPKLPQLHGVRIFGINKY